In Sediminitomix flava, a single genomic region encodes these proteins:
- a CDS encoding SulP family inorganic anion transporter: protein MTISPLFLDLKEYSSSKFKGDLSAGLTVGILLIPQGMAYAMLAELPPIYGLYSSLFPLLIYGIFGSSRQLSVAPTALSSILTASALGALSTSSYDLFSLSIILTLSVGLIRLLMGIVRLGFLSNFMSNAVISGFTTGAAIIIATSQLKHLFGINLEGGRIDQIITEIIAKTSYINATTLGIGLIGIFGIKFIKRINSKLPAALIILIFAIFGSYLFHIEEYGVTILGKIPSGLPTFQFPNISIEIMKAVFPYAFIIALIGFIEATSVSKSLQNKHKSYKVIPNQELIALGLSNIVGSFFQAFPTTGGFSRSAVNDQAGAKTGLASIISSFIVGLTLLFLTKPFFYLPNTILAAIILVSVISLIDLNTIKRLWIADPKDFGMMLITFLGTLFIGIQEGIAIGILASLLSVIYKASQPHLAVLGRIPDTTFYMNVERYDTVQNDEILIIRIDGQLFFANADRIQKQILQCLQKKEKAKTLIINAKAISTIDYTALEMIDELFEVLQKRGIQLSFSNLNGPVRDVLIRTNYVSKVGDSHFFMNVDEAVLYYEKHKGTTVKDIVLQSNNRKK from the coding sequence ATGACTATCTCACCTCTTTTTTTAGATTTAAAGGAATACTCTTCCTCTAAATTTAAAGGTGATCTATCTGCAGGGCTTACCGTAGGAATTCTTCTAATTCCACAAGGGATGGCCTATGCAATGCTCGCTGAACTACCACCAATTTACGGACTCTACTCATCTCTATTCCCTTTATTAATTTATGGAATATTTGGGTCATCTAGACAATTGTCTGTTGCTCCTACAGCACTAAGTTCAATACTTACGGCCTCTGCTTTAGGAGCGTTATCAACTTCGAGCTACGATCTTTTTAGCTTAAGTATTATTCTAACTTTATCAGTTGGACTCATCAGACTATTGATGGGCATAGTTAGACTAGGATTTTTATCTAACTTCATGTCCAATGCTGTAATCTCAGGCTTTACCACAGGTGCAGCAATTATAATTGCAACAAGTCAACTCAAACATCTATTTGGGATTAATCTGGAAGGTGGAAGAATAGATCAGATTATTACTGAAATAATCGCTAAAACTTCCTATATAAATGCAACGACTTTAGGAATTGGTTTAATTGGGATATTTGGGATTAAATTCATTAAACGAATTAACTCAAAACTTCCCGCAGCTCTTATCATTCTAATATTTGCCATCTTTGGTAGTTATTTGTTCCACATTGAAGAATATGGAGTTACTATTCTAGGAAAAATTCCTAGTGGACTACCTACATTTCAATTCCCGAACATCTCTATTGAAATAATGAAGGCAGTATTTCCTTATGCTTTTATCATTGCTCTGATTGGATTTATTGAAGCTACTTCAGTTTCTAAGAGTCTCCAAAACAAACACAAATCCTATAAAGTAATTCCAAATCAAGAATTAATTGCTTTAGGTTTGTCTAATATTGTTGGCTCATTTTTTCAAGCCTTTCCTACAACTGGTGGATTTTCGAGATCGGCCGTTAATGATCAAGCAGGAGCCAAAACAGGATTGGCATCTATTATAAGTTCTTTCATTGTTGGATTAACTCTACTATTCTTAACGAAGCCATTTTTCTATCTGCCCAATACCATTCTTGCAGCAATTATCTTAGTAAGTGTAATCAGCTTAATTGACCTCAATACCATCAAAAGACTATGGATTGCTGATCCTAAAGATTTTGGAATGATGCTAATTACATTTTTAGGAACGCTATTTATTGGCATCCAAGAAGGTATAGCTATTGGAATTCTCGCTTCATTACTTTCTGTGATTTATAAAGCATCTCAACCACATCTTGCTGTACTTGGACGCATACCAGACACCACTTTTTACATGAATGTAGAAAGATATGATACGGTTCAGAATGATGAGATTTTGATCATTAGAATTGATGGTCAATTATTCTTTGCAAATGCAGATCGTATTCAAAAACAGATTCTACAATGCTTACAGAAAAAAGAAAAAGCTAAAACATTAATTATAAATGCCAAAGCAATAAGTACAATTGATTACACGGCTCTAGAAATGATTGATGAGCTATTTGAAGTACTCCAAAAAAGAGGTATTCAATTAAGTTTTTCAAATCTGAATGGCCCCGTCAGAGATGTACTTATTCGAACAAATTATGTTTCTAAAGTAGGTGACTCTCATTTCTTCATGAATGTAGATGAAGCCGTACTTTATTACGAAAAACACAAAGGAACCACTGTCAAGGACATTGTCCTTCAATCTAACAATAGAAAAAAATAA
- a CDS encoding Crp/Fnr family transcriptional regulator codes for MSTNIDLKKELQEQYGFIFEKELMEDIKKEGIFRSVENGEKLFDVGMHMNSIPLLLKGAIKILRMDKEGDELLLYYLEKGDTCALSLNSYLSGSVSEISAIAEGETALVLIPSSLMDHWMVSYSSWRRFVLSSFDFRMREMLQTIDSLSFMNMDERILKYLKDKAYVNGSTKIQATHQEIAYDLHTSRVVVSRILKKLEKENKINLGRNQIEIIL; via the coding sequence ATGTCTACTAACATCGATCTAAAAAAAGAATTACAAGAACAATATGGGTTCATCTTTGAAAAAGAACTCATGGAAGACATCAAGAAAGAAGGGATTTTTCGAAGTGTTGAAAACGGAGAAAAACTCTTTGATGTAGGAATGCATATGAATAGTATCCCACTTCTTCTTAAAGGAGCGATCAAAATCCTTCGTATGGATAAAGAAGGTGATGAACTTCTACTCTATTATTTAGAAAAAGGAGATACTTGTGCGCTTTCATTAAATAGTTACTTAAGTGGTTCTGTTAGTGAAATCAGTGCAATTGCTGAAGGAGAAACAGCCTTAGTTCTTATCCCTAGTAGCCTAATGGACCATTGGATGGTAAGCTATAGTTCTTGGAGAAGATTTGTCTTGAGTAGTTTTGATTTCAGAATGCGAGAAATGCTTCAGACCATAGACAGTCTTTCATTCATGAATATGGATGAACGTATCTTGAAGTATCTCAAGGATAAAGCCTATGTAAACGGTTCCACTAAAATTCAAGCTACACATCAAGAAATTGCTTATGATCTACATACTTCAAGAGTTGTAGTATCTCGAATTTTGAAGAAGTTAGAAAAAGAAAATAAAATCAATCTGGGCAGAAATCAGATTGAAATCATTCTCTAA
- a CDS encoding response regulator, whose product MSDKKILIAEDSSVIQNITKKVLQFQNYKIVSVKNGKQVLDKLNKEPFDAILLDINMPIMDGMECAKRVRSLGDPDKANIPIVAITGNAKNYSEDDFKAVGIDEYLPKPLNFDNLVDTVNKLTSRSN is encoded by the coding sequence ATGAGTGACAAAAAGATCCTAATTGCTGAAGATAGTTCTGTAATCCAAAATATCACAAAAAAAGTTTTGCAGTTCCAGAACTACAAAATTGTATCAGTAAAAAACGGTAAACAAGTTTTAGATAAGTTAAATAAAGAACCTTTTGATGCAATCCTTTTGGACATCAACATGCCTATCATGGATGGTATGGAGTGTGCTAAAAGAGTTCGTTCATTGGGTGATCCAGACAAAGCTAATATTCCTATTGTAGCGATCACTGGTAATGCTAAAAACTATTCTGAAGACGATTTTAAAGCTGTAGGTATTGATGAATACCTTCCAAAACCTCTTAATTTTGACAACTTGGTGGATACAGTTAACAAATTGACATCAAGATCAAACTAA